One Etheostoma cragini isolate CJK2018 chromosome 6, CSU_Ecrag_1.0, whole genome shotgun sequence DNA window includes the following coding sequences:
- the LOC117945774 gene encoding dendritic cell-specific transmembrane protein, protein MLLAWNAIKQSFKDISYLAVDVFVTGERDGLRRTLTLLLACSFSSLLLSSLLLLYLVFTLNYELAVARWVSGCFGTLLTLALFLSKRVRCFGTLFVISIFMKKSRNLLLTAGTSLVVLRNIRNTLENITGLVRSMLCNLKAKKAAMLAPFSNYVKMLKWIGNMLKGVTDLGVVNLDSQLKVSPRLESDELRGKLSEAEKQLNETVKYVQSVMNTVSSVSDKAFPAISFLVLTMFIVLHIRKYCSDMKYENRFVSSGFVRFDEKQKSQGKPHVLPLTPEEEKLYTAVPSARPTPREGRALLKFGVPVVSHFIAWVIFITVDALLYCFVDIVTTKLSELEPFHVPLLISIKGIATLIGIPLVEENHQNDFSYSVSLFEKKCLPKPKLLLYTSVVPLGAILLTLLIMALMAAKVAQLRLMVCERFFSTAAEERAEYLHAKILRKRGKKRKGKNNCSFTSLYFKPHFWCPLLFRPKEDPQHIV, encoded by the exons ATGCTACTCGCATGGAATGCAATAAAACAGAGCTTCAAGGATATCAGTTATCTGGCTGTGGATGTTTTCGTAACTGGTGAAAGGGATGGCCTTCGAAGAACTCTCACCCTCCTCCTCGCCTGTAGCTTCTCCAGCCTCCTGCTCAGCTCCCTGCTCCTCCTGTACCTCGTCTTCACCCTGAACTACGAGCTAGCGGTGGCGCGATGGGTCTCCGGCTGCTTCGGGACGCTACTCACACTTGCCCTCTTTCTATCAAAGAGAGTAAGGTGCTTTGGGACTCTTTTTGTCATCTCCATTTTCATGAAGAAAAGTCGGAACCTGCTCCTGACCGCCGGGACTAGTTTGGTGGTTCTTAGAAACATCCGTAACACCTTGGAGAACATAACAGGCCTGGTCAGGAGTATGCTTTGCAACCTGAAGGCTAAGAAAGCCGCAATGCTCGCTCCGTTCAGTAACTATGTCAAGATGTTGAAGTGGATAGGAAACATGCTCAAAGGGGTGACAGACTTAGGGGTGGTGAACCTTGACTCCCAACTCAAAGTTTCACCCAGACTGGAATCAGACGAACTCAGGGGGAAGCTCAGCGAAGCAGAGAAGCAGCTGAATGAAACTGTGAAGTATGTGCAGTCCGTGATGAACACGGTGTCCTCTGTGAGCGACAAGGCGTTTCCTGCCATCAGCTTCCTCGTGCTCACGATGTTTATAGTGCTGCACATTAGGAAATACTGCAGTGACATGAAGTATGAAAACAGGTTCGTGAGCAGCGGATTCGTTCGCTTTGACGAGAAGCAGAAGTCGCAAGGAAAGCCCCACGTCCTCCCCCTGACTCCAGAGGAAGAGAAGCTGTACACCGCTGTCCCCTCGGCCCGTCCCACCCCCAGAGAGGGGAGAGCTTTGCTGAAATTTGGTGTTCCAGTCGTCTCCCATTTTATAGCTTGGGTCATATTTATAACCGTGGATGCCTTGTTGTACTGCTTTGTCGATATTGTAACAACAAAGTTATCAGAGCTGGAACCATTCCATGTCCCGTTGTTAATAAGCATCaaa GGAATTGCAACTTTAATAGGTATACCACTTGTTGAGGAAAACCACCAAAATGATTTTTCCTACTCTGTGAGTCTTTTTGAGAAGAAGTGTCTTCCTAAACCCAAGCTGCTGCTCTACACCTCTGTGGTTCCTTTGGGTGCCATCCTGCTCACCCTGCTCATCATGGCTCTGATGGCCGCCAAAGTGGCCCAGCTCAGGCTCATGGTCTGTGAGCGGTTCTTCTCCACCGCTGCGGAGGAGAGAGCGGAATACCTGCACGCCAAAATCCTgaggaagaggggaaaaaagaggaaggggaaaaaCAACTGCAGCTTCACGTCGCTTTATTTTAAG CCACATTTCTGGTGTCCACTGCTCTTCAGACCCAAAGAGGATCCACAACATATCGTGTGA